The window AGGATTTGAGGAAACGCACGGTAACTATAGAGATCGTCTTGAGATGTAGTAAACCAGGAGACAAAGTCGTATCTGGTTATTGATGGAAGGAGGTTTGCTGGATAGTTGAATATGTAAGCGTCAAGAAATTCAGTCAAGGCTGAAAGAGTAGAAGAGGCGGGATTTGGAGGAAGATGGTTCGTTCAGAATGGGGTCGGATAGGTAGGAAACCTGAGAAGTGGGAGGGGGGAACAGGAGCAAGAGGgtcaacaaagaccaaaCGGAAGGAGTGAGTGGCTGCGTTGGCACCTGCCCTGGTAGCCCGGTTGGATTCTGGAAGCCCGAAAAGTCAGGTTTTTCAGGTGCTCGAACGCTGTGACTGGGCCACACCTGGGCCTCAGCCCGCTGAAATGGAGGACACCGCCACTAACTTTTAGGTCGAGGAGCGAATCAGTGTTTAGCGGTACCCGAGCACTAACAGCTGGCTACAGATTTTTACGTTGGGCTTTGATAACAGTGGAGGGCATCATAGCAGCAGCCAGCGTGCAGTAGGAGGTAGGCTTGGTTTGGCTGGGTTTCCGACTATCGCCATATCCTTCGCCCGGTTTCGATGGCTTGCAATTATCAAATGCTTATTTACCATGACTGTGTAGCCCGAGGAATGGTCTAGACATCGCCCAAACTACACAGCTGAAGCGACCAGGCCCAAATTCAGCAGTGGTGAGTAATACTGGATGGACTACTTGTACAGTATCTGGTTATCCAAGTGGCGGCCGAGGTCGGCAACGAAAACCATATTCTTTGCCATGGGGATTCCACATGATTCCGCCATTTTCCCTGCTCATGATTCATTTAACGATGAACCTTAGTACCTGTTAAACGCTCTTGTCAATAGGTATGTATAGCTACACTGTTCTAACGGTCCCCGCTGTGCTTATTTGGCATGGGAATCACAGTAAGAAGTAAAGTGCATAATTGGAGCCTCCCGTGCCTGGACCTGGATGCAAATGCGGCTGCGGACGCCCGAACGGCATCGCCGGTTCGTCCCCTACAAGTGCGGCGTTGGCCTCAAAGCTGTGGATGACATGTCGCCAACGACGTCACTTGGTATGAGCTGCGGTGAGGGTCGAGAGTTTCTCTTTGATAACGAACCAAGTGGGtattcaacaccaagcatTGGAGGTCAAAATAAAGGAGGAAAATCAGACATCCATGTCGGCTAGTGATGCAGCTAGACATGGCCGTTTTTCATGCAGCTCTGTTTGAGAACCATCAAGACGAGAACACGAATATGTGATTGGACAGTGTACGTTTACGGATTATGTTTTGATTTCCAAGCATCTATAATACGGGTATGCACATTTATATTCGCCCCCTTACCAATTATTTTGTCGTTTTACACAAACGCTTGGATACCAGTAATGGCTCGGCCAAGAATAAGACCTGTGATATCTTTGTAAGCAATTGTCAAAATATCAAATAGAGTAGTCAAACGTACTGTGAATGTCGCTCTGGCCCTCGTATGTCTGAGTCACAAACAGGTTTGCCACATGGCGACCGATCATGTACTCATCGCTCGCCGCATTACCTCCAAAGATCTCCTGGAGGAGACGTGCGTTTCGCAGAGCAGTATCGCAGTTCTGTCGCTTCACCATGCTGATCATCTCGGGCGTCGCCTTGCCCTCATCTTTGAGACGCCCAACCTGGATGGCCGCGAGTGTGCCGTAGGCGGCGTCTGTTGATGCGtcggcgagcttcttctgcacAAGCTGGTACCTAGCAAGAGGGTTGCCCTTAAATTGCTTTCGTTCAAGAGAATATGTTCGAGCGCGGGCGAGACAGTCCTCCAGAGCACCCATGACACCCATTGCAATGCCATATCGAGCATTATTCAAGCAACTGAAGGGACCCCTGAGACCCTCAACTTCGGGAAACATGTTGTTTTCTGGTACGGGGCAGTTATCGAGTTGAATCATGCCCGTGATGGAAGCACGAAGACCATTCTTATCCTTGATGGCCGGGGTCTCAAGGGTACCTGGTGGGCAGTCCTTGCGCTCTACTAGGAAACCCCGAATCTTGCCAGTCTCTTGTAGCTTGGCCCACACCATCAACACATCAGCAATGGGACTGTTTGTGATCCATGTCTTTGCGCCGCTTAGAGAGTAGTAACCCTTCTTGGTCGGATGCGGCTTGGCCACTGTCTCCATGCTTCCAGGGTCACTGCCGTGGTTGGGTTCTGTTAGCCCAAAGGCACCGAGcatcttgcccttggccaTTTTAGGGAGAAACTTTTCCTTCTGCTCGGCAGATCCATGCTCATATATACCACCCATCACCAATGAAGACTGAACGGACATGCCAGATCGGTAGCCGCTATCGACTCTCTCCACGGCTCTGGTGATcagaccaccagcaacagaAGAAGCGCCTGCACAATCATAACCCTCGATTGTGGCACCCAACAGTCCAAGCTCACCCATCTCCTCGAGAATCTTGGGATCGTAGGATTCGTCGCGGTAGGCCTCTATAAGACATGAACATTAGCGCAGTCCCTGTGAAAATCGACTTGCAAGTAACTCACTCAGAACGCGGGGTAATAATTGTTCCTGACAGTATCTCTCTGCAGTATCTCCAATTGCCCGTTCCTCCTCAGTCAAGAGGTTATTAGAGGCCAAGGGATCCTCCCAGTTAAAGCTCGGTCCTGATGCCGAGGCAAATGTTCGTGTAACGCATGGCCGCAGAGGAGTGGCGGCTCTTTGAGCGCATTGTCTAAGGATAGGGCGAAACATTTTGTAGGAGAGGCTATAGGTCGAATTGGTTGATGTATGCAACCAAACGGGATCGCAGGGCGGGATCGGGTAGTTATTAAAGGTGAAGCAATTCGGGGCTCAAGTTGACTGGTTAAAGGGCGCCGGCAATATAAGTCCACTTGATGAAGTCATCCGACGCGAACCGGAGCCGGCCCCTCAGTAACTAAAACCCCAGCTTTTGGCTTTTGACCCCGGAACCGAGGTATCCCACGACCCTTTAACTATCACTAATTGGATCAAGTGCATACGAGTGACACTTGAATGCATG is drawn from Fusarium graminearum PH-1 chromosome 3, whole genome shotgun sequence and contains these coding sequences:
- a CDS encoding glutaryl-CoA dehydrogenase, which translates into the protein MFRPILRQCAQRAATPLRPCVTRTFASASGPSFNWEDPLASNNLLTEEERAIGDTAERYCQEQLLPRVLKAYRDESYDPKILEEMGELGLLGATIEGYDCAGASSVAGGLITRAVERVDSGYRSGMSVQSSLVMGGIYEHGSAEQKEKFLPKMAKGKMLGAFGLTEPNHGSDPGSMETVAKPHPTKKGYYSLSGAKTWITNSPIADVLMVWAKLQETGKIRGFLVERKDCPPGTLETPAIKDKNGLRASITGMIQLDNCPVPENNMFPEVEGLRGPFSCLNNARYGIAMGVMGALEDCLARARTYSLERKQFKGNPLARYQLVQKKLADASTDAAYGTLAAIQVGRLKDEGKATPEMISMVKRQNCDTALRNARLLQEIFGGNAASDEYMIGRHVANLFVTQTYEGQSDIHSLILGRAITGIQAFV